A single genomic interval of Camelina sativa cultivar DH55 chromosome 11, Cs, whole genome shotgun sequence harbors:
- the LOC104727774 gene encoding uncharacterized protein LOC104727774 — protein MCDRDPQPSDEAMFNIDEATYKDMYPLIFHKDGKTCVFWDVEEDYPIPDGLDPASIYQSMKEAVKKHGCDAEVTIDAYADNNKVSDDLRRQFLDAGFDEFEVFTEESKYARHCAMFCDVMLWTLENPTPSNVVVLANIIEDDFGDGIGCLCTIWSYGVLLSQPKQKWRLPIGSAP, from the exons ATGTGTGATCGTGATCCGCAGCCCTCCGATGAAGCGATGTTCAATATCGACGAAGCCACGTACAAGGACATGTATCCGCTGATTTTTCACAAGG ATGGTAAGACATGTGTGTTTTGGGATGTGGAGGAGGATTACCCAATCCCAGATGGTCTCGATCCTGCTTCGATTTACCAAAGTATGAAAGAGGCTGTCAAGAAGCATGGTTGTGATGCGGAGGTGACGATTGATGCTTATGCTGATAATAATAAGGTTTCGGATGACTTGCGACGTCAATTTTTGGATGCTGGATTCGACGAATTCGAAGTCTTTACCGAAG AGAGTAAATATGCGAGACATTGCGCCATGTTTTGTGACGTTATGTTGTGGACACTGGAAAATCCTACACCATCAAATGTGGTTGTGCTCGCAAACATAATCGAAGACGACTTCGGTGATGGTATCGGATGTTTGTGTACAATCTGGTCATATGGTGTTCTCTTATCCCAACCTAAGCAAAAATGGCGGTTGCCTATTGGAAGCGCACCCTAG
- the LOC104722517 gene encoding tryptophan aminotransferase-related protein 2 has protein sequence MEQIPRFLSWRNMLVLSLAVNFSLILKILKGEKERGDSWDRTVYSSIWPVVSTTASGSSLLSSASCNYSKIEEDDDGIINLKLGDPTVYERYWQEMGDVTTMVIPGWQSLSYFSDNNNLCWFLEPELGKEIVRVHKVVGNAVTQDRFIVVGTGSTQLYQAALYALSPHDDSGPLNVVSAAPYYSSYPLITDCLKSGLYRWGGDAKTYKEEGPYIELVTSPNNPDGFLREPVVNSSKGILIHDLAYYWPQYTPITSAADHDIMLFTASKSTGHAGMRIGWALVKDRETARKMTEYIELNTIGVSKDSQLRVAKVLKAVSDSCGNETAKSFFEHSYDAMYERWKLLKQAAKNTKRFTVPDFVSQRCNFFGKVFELQPAFAWFKCEEGIVDCEKFLREEKKILTKSGKHFGDDKSYVRISMLDRDINFNIFLHRVSVSSNSTL, from the exons ATGGAACAGATTCCGAGGTTCCTGTCTTGGAGGAATATGTTGGTCCTCTCGTTGGCCGTGAACTTCAGCTTGATTCTAAAGATCTTGAAAGGTGAAAAAGAACGAGGAGATTCTTGGGACAGAACGGTGTATTCTAGCATATGGCCTGTGGTATCCACCACGGCCTCAGGATCTTCTTTGTTGTCTTCCGCATCTTGCAACTATAGCAAGatcgaagaagacgacgacggaATTATCAACCTCAAACT TGGCGATCCAACGGTGTATGAGAGATACTGGCAGGAAATGGGAGATGTGACAACAATGGTGATACCTGGATGGCAATCTCTCAGCTATTTTTCAGATAACAACAACCTTTGTTGGTTTCTTGAACCAGAGCTTGGCAAAGAGATTGTGAGGGTGCATAAGGTTGTTGGGAATGCTGTAACGCAAGACCGCTTCATTGTTGTTGGCACTGGCTCAACACAGTTGTATCAGGCTGCTCTCTATGCTCTCTCCCCACATGATGACTCTGGTCCTCTTAATGTCGTCTCAGCTGCACCTTATTATAGT TCATACCCTTTGATTACTGACTGCCTTAAATCGGGTTTATATCGATGGGGCGGAGATGCAAAGACATACAAGGAAGAAGGTCCATACATTGAACTTGTTACTTCTCCAAACAACCCTGATGGGTTCTTGAGAGAACCGGTAGTAAACAGTAGTAAAGGTATATTGATCCATGATTTGGCTTACTACTGGCCGCAGTATACGCCGATAACATCAGCAGCTGATCACGATATAATGCTCTTCACTGCTTCGAAGAGCACTGGCCATGCAGGGATGCGCATTGG ATGGGCTTTAGTGAAAGACAGAGAGACAGCTAGGAAAATGACAGAGTACATTGAACTCAACACGATTGGGGTTTCAAAGGACTCGCAGCTTAGAGTAGCCAAGGTTCTAAAGGCTGTGTCAGACAGCTGTGGGAATGAAACGGCTAAATCCTTCTTTGAACACAGTTATGATGCTATGTACGAGAGGTGGAAGCTATTGAAACAAGCAGCGAAGAACACTAAACGTTTTACCGTTCCTGATTTCGTCTCTCAACGCTGCAATTTCTTTGGCAAGGTCTTTGAGTTACAACCag CTTTTGCATGGTTTAAGTGTGAAGAAGGGATTGTGGATTGTGAGAAGTTtctaagagaagaaaagaagattttaaCGAAAAGTGGAAAGCACTTCGGCGATGACAAAAGTTATGTGAGGATAAGTATGTTGGATAGAGAtattaactttaatattttccttCACAGGGTTTCAGTTTCCTCTAATTCAACTTTGTAA
- the LOC104722518 gene encoding zinc-finger homeodomain protein 2-like has protein sequence MNFEEQEEDMEMSGANPPGGYDSLSGEGATSSGGGGGGGRNKGLGGKTRYRECLKNHAVNIGGHAVDGCCEFMPSGEDGTLDALKCAACGCHRNFHRKETEIIGGRANRVPTYYNRPPQPHPPPGYLHLASPVGTGQPYRPPVGSADEEDTSNPSSSGGTTAKRFRTKFTAEQKEKMLAFAERLGWRIQKHDDVAVEQFCAETGVRRQVLKIWMHNNKNSLAHNVSYNIKKDILPTGCEMTLILIWLALCDRSRGPPYM, from the exons ATGAATTTTGAGgagcaagaagaagatatggagaTGTCGGGTGCTAATCCCCCCGGTGGTTACGACTCTCTGAGCGGCGAGGGAGCTACGTCgagcggcggcggaggaggaggaggaaggaacAAAGGGCTCGGAGGGAAGACGAGGTATAGAGAGTGCTTGAAAAACCATGCCGTGAACATAGGAGGCCACGCCGTGGACGGATGCTGCGAGTTCATGCCTTCCGGTGAAGATGGTACGCTCGACGCTCTCAAGTGTGCAGCTTGTGGCTGCCACCGCAACTTCCACCGCAAGGAAACTGAAATCATCGGCGGCAGGGCCAATAGAGTTCCCACGTACTACAACCGCCCTCCACAGCCGCATCCGCCTCCTGGATATCTTCATCTAGCATCTCCCGTGGGAACAGGGCAGCCTTATAGGCCACCCGTGGGATCGGCGGACGAGGAAGATACATCGAATCCGAGCAGCAGCGGCGGGACCACCGCAAAGAGGTTTAGAACGAAGTTCACTGCGGAGCAGAAGGAGAAGATGTTAGCCTTTGCGGAGAGGTTGGGGTGGCGAATTCAGAAGCACGATGACGTAGCTGTTGAGCAGTTCTGTGCGGAGACTGGTGTTAGGAGACAAGTGCTTAAAATTTGGatgcataacaacaaaaactctCTTG CTCACAACGTCTCTTATAATATAAAGAAGGATATACTACCAACAGGTTGTGAAATGACACTTATATTGATTTGGTTGGCATTATGCGACAGGAGTCGTGGCCCTCCCTATATGTAA
- the LOC104722519 gene encoding uncharacterized protein LOC104722519, whose amino-acid sequence MSHIDEATYKKLYPLRFYKDGKTGVFWDVEDYPIPDGLDPASIYQSIKEAVKKHGCDAEVTIHAYADDNTFSDELRRQFSDGGFKFEVSTAEGGKYAIHCAMYADIMIWTLENPTPSNLVVLANIMEDDIGEGIGCLTTVWFYGVLLSQAKPKWRLPVGSAPSFLTSIFDGGEEIFSGSSQDNVSGS is encoded by the exons ATGTCCCATATCGACGAAGCCACTTATAAGAAGCTCTATCCGCTGAGGTTTTACAAGG ATGGTAAGACGGGTGTGTTTTGGGATGTGGAGGATTACCCAATCCCAGATGGTCTCGATCCTGCTTCGATTTACCAGAGTATCAAAGAGGCTGTCAAGAAGCATGGTTGTGATGCGGAGGTGACGATTCATGCTTATGCTGATGATAATACGTTCTCGGATGAACTGCGTCGTCAATTTAGTGATGGTGGATTCAAATTCGAAGTCTCGACCGCCGAAG GGGGTAAATATGCGATACATTGCGCCATGTATGCTGACATTATGATTTGGACACTGGAAAATCCTACACCATCAAATCTGGTTGTGCTCGCAAACATAATGGAAGACGACATTGGTGAAGGTATTGGATGTTTGACTACTGTCTGGTTCTATGGTGTTCTCTTATCCCAAGCTAAGCCAAAATGGCGATTACCTGTTGGAAGCGCACCCTCGTTTTTGACAAGCATATTTGATGGAGGAGAGGAGATATTTAGCGGAAGCTCACAAGACAACGTAAGCGGAAGCTAA
- the LOC104722520 gene encoding uncharacterized protein LOC104722520 gives MSIFPFGIRGAVRETLLVWVIDDDYSFPESLVDPWQIKSAFMKDPFKVGMLPIWIFGAAENTWLNEMEDKLWEAGILVHLYKGDNRTRLNRVMADLAFWAFRLHAPTDLVIVSEREDMEQDPKFCSFRRAIKNNRVNAYAEHIRSFLNNDYPSRFPPALEEQSRRGYSPIAYYGYESDNKTLKLAYATYDETSEACGFPKIPACPTTARTREEIEKYPPTFRVPTTARTREEIEKYPPTFRVAGRPN, from the exons ATGTCCATATTCCCTTTCGGCATCCGCG GTGCAGTGCGTGAAACATTACTCGTATGGGTAATTGATGATGATTACTCATTCCCTGAAAGTCTCGTCGATCCGTGGCAAATCAAATCAGCTTTTATGAAGGATCCCTTCAAAGTGGGGATGTTGCCCATCTGGATCTTCGGTGCTGCTGAGAATACATGGTTGAATGAAATGGAAGACAAACTTTGGGAAGCCGGAATTCTAGTCCATCTCTACAAAG GGGATAACCGTACCAGGCTTAACAGGGTTATGGCGGACCTTGCTTTCTGGGCATTCCGCTTGCATGCTCCAACAGATTTGGTGATCGTCTCAGAACGCGAGGACATGGAACAAGACCCCAAATTCTGCAGCTTTCGTCGAGCTATAAAAAACAACCGTGTCAACGCATACGCAGAGCACATTCGGTCATTCTTGAACAATGACTATCCATCTCGGTTTCCTCCTGCCTTGGAAGAGCAGTCACGACGAGGTTATTCCCCCATAGCTTACTATGGATACGAAAGTGACAACAAGACTCTGAAGCTAGCTTACGCAACTTACGACGAGACTTCTGAAGCTTGCGGATTCCCAAAAATTCCCGCTTGCCCTACAACAGCCCGTACCCGTGAAGAAATCGAAAAATATCCACCCACTTTTAGAGTTCCTACAACAGCCCGTACCCGTGAAGAAATCGAAAAATATCCACCCACTTTTAGAGTTGCTGGGCGACCAAATTAG
- the LOC104722521 gene encoding uncharacterized protein LOC104722521, which translates to MATSSVLSTFAAAAITLQLFLSSASASPHMKYIDAICDRSHDQAYCVKTLTSNPPTAAPIGLVPLAEAVLNLAISHAEKTAIFVDENAKKDPTVKVAFTECHKAYVAVAAALKSANVKLKTSPDTADYDVRASSDHMRLVNESVGKNSDKASTTLKEMTVQMEKLIDLAAGAADAVDDDDENIRLRV; encoded by the exons ATGGCAACGTCCTCCGTTCTGTCCACCTTCGCTGCGGCCGCAATTACTTTGCAACTATTCTTGtcttctgcttcagcctccccTCACATGAAATACATTGACGCTATCTGCGATCGTTCCCATGACCAAGCTTACTGTGTTAAAACTTTGACTAGTAATCCTCCTACAGCTGCTCCCATTGGCCTG GTTCCATTGGCGGAGGCTGTGCTTAACTTGGCCATTTCCCACGCAGAGAAGACAGCCATTTTCGTGGACGAGAATGCGAAGAAAGACCCAACGGTGAAGGTTGCGTTTACGGAATGCCACAAGGCCTACGTGGCCGTCGCGGCTGCTCTCAAGAGCGCAAATGTGAAGCTCAAGACATCCCCGGACACAGCTGACTACGACGTCAGGGCTTCAAGCGACCACATGAGGCTCGTGAATGAATCGGTTGGGAAAAACAGTGACAAGGCTTCAACCACACTCAAGGAAATGACTGTGCAGATGGAGAAACTCATCGATCTTGCAGCTGGAGCCGCCGATGCCGTTGACGACGACGATGAGAACATTCGCCTTCGCGTCTGA